The following coding sequences lie in one Opisthocomus hoazin isolate bOpiHoa1 chromosome 7, bOpiHoa1.hap1, whole genome shotgun sequence genomic window:
- the LOC104328555 gene encoding aldehyde dehydrogenase family 3 member B1, with the protein MQQPLEPPGQQPPGYGKCGPAGSDAGKAGGGIGKGPGICSAVCGNPYAGLVSSLRAAWLSGKTRPMEYRVAQLEALGRFLDEKKEDILEATALDMGKPSFEAYFTEILLCKNELNTTLNNLSHWMKDEHTDKNLVTQLDSAFIRKDPYGVVLIIAPWNYPIHLAVVPLIGAIAAGNCVIIKPSEIAKHTERLLAETLACYLDNDCFAVVTGGVQETTRLLENKFDYIFFTGSPSVGRIIMAAAAKHLTPVTLELGGKNPCYVSDTCNVQNVARRVAWGRFFNAGQTCVAPDYVLCSVEMQDKLMPFLREAITEFFGSNPRESPDFGRIVGDKQFRRVRALLCSGRVAIGGQTDEKERYIAPTVLADVLPSDPIMQEEIFGPILPIVVVASMDEAIDFINARPRPLALYVFSCDSKVVNQVLERTSSGGFCGNDTLMHVTLPSLPFGGIGNSGLGKYHGKFTFDTFTHRRGCLHRNMGLEALNAVRYPPYSQQKLGLLTATFEVKRRGMCTLL; encoded by the exons ATGCAGCAGCCCCtcgagccccccgggcagcagcccccgggctACGGCAAGTGCGGCCCCGCGGGCAGCGACGCTGGGAAAGCCGGCGGGGGCATCGGGAAGGGGCCGGGGATCTGCAGCGCCGTGTG CGGGAACCCCTACGCCGGGCTGGTGAGCAGCCTGCGGGCAGCCTGGCTCTCCGGGAAGACGCGGCCCATGGAATATCGCGTGGCCCAGCTGGAGGCCCTGGGACGCTTCTTGGACGAGAAGAAGGAGGACATCCTGGAGGCCACCGCCTTGGACATGGGCAAG CCGTCCTTCGAGGCTTACTTCACCGAGATCCTCCTCTGCAAGAACGAGCTCAACACTACCCTGAACAACCTGTCCCACTGGATGAAGGACGAGCACACGGACAAGAACCTG GTGACCCAGCTGGACTCGGCCTTCATCCGCAAGGACCCCTACGGTGTGGTGCTCATCATCGCGCCCTGGAACTACCCCATCCACCTCGCCGTGGTGCCCCTCATCGGGGCCATCGCTGCCG GTAACTGTGTCATCATCAAACCCTCGGAGATAGCCAAGCACACCGAGAGGCTTCTTGCCGAAACGCTGGCCTGCTACCTGGACAAC GACTGCTTCGCCGTGGTGACCGGCGGCGTGCAGGAGACCACCAGGCTGCTGGAGAACAAGTTCGACTACATCTTCTTCACCG GCAGCCCCTCCGTGGGGAGGATCATCATGGCAGCCGCCGCCAAGCACCTGACGCCGGTGACGCTGGAGCTGGGGGGCAAGAACCCCTGCTACGTGTCCGACACCTGCAACGTGCAGAACGTGGCCCGGCGGGTGGCCTGGGGCCGCTTCTTCAACGCCGGGCAGACCTGCGTGGCCCCGGACTACGTGCTGTGCAGCGTGGAGATGCAGGACAAGCTGATGCCCTTCCTGCGCGAGGCCATCACCGAGTTTTTCGGCTCCAACCCTCGAGAGTCCCCCGACTTTGGCCGCATCGTGGGGGACAAGCAGTTCCGCCGCGTCCGGGCGCTGCTGTGCAGCGGGCGCGTGGCCATCGGAGGACAGACGGACGAGAAGGAGCGCTACATCG CTCCCACGGTGCTGGCGGACGTCCTGCCCTCTGATCCCATCATGCAGGAGGAGATCTTCGGGCCCATCCTGCCCATCGTCGTCGTGGCCAGCATGGACGAAGCCATCGACTTTATCAACGCGCGGCCGCGGCCGTTGGCCCTCTACGTCTTCTCCTGTGACAGCAAG GTGGTGAACCAGGTCCTGGAGCGGACCAGCAGCGGTGGCTTCTGCGGCAACGACACCCTGATGCACGTGACGTTGCCCTCGCTGCCCTTCGGTGGGATCG GGAACAGCGGCTTGGGGAAATACCACGGCAAGTTCACCTTCGACACCTTCACCCACCGCCGCGGCTGCCTGCACCGCAACATGGGCCTGGAGGCCCTCAACGCCGTGCGCTACCCGCCCTACAGCCAGcagaagctggggctgttgaCGGCCACCTTCGAGGTCAAGCGCAGGGGCATGTGCACCCTGCTCTGA
- the LOC104328554 gene encoding aldehyde dehydrogenase family 3 member B1: protein METGSVRPQQPPELQPPGSGAGEAPQDDGGGGKGSVDSDATSGNPYAGLVSSLRAAWLSGKTRPVEYRLAQLEALGRFLDEKKEDILEATASDMGKPPFEAEFSELHLCKNELHETLNSLSHWMKDEHVDRSLVTRLDSAFIRKDPYGVVLIIAPWNYPIHLVVVPLIGAIAAGNCVIVKPSEMTKDTERLMAEELPKYLDNDCFAVVTGGVQETTRLLENKFDYIFFTGSPSVGRIIMAAAAKHLTPVTLELGGKNPCYVSDPCNVQNVARRVAWGRFFNAGQTCVAPDYVLCSVEMQEKLLPALREAITEFYGSNPRESPDFGRIVGDKQFQRVQALLRCGRAAIGGQTDAETRYIAPTVLVDLQPSDPVMQEEIFGPILPIVIVANMDEAIDFINSRERPLVVYAFSSDDKVVNQVLERTSSGGFCGNDTLMHATLTSLPFGGIGNSGLGMYHGKFTFDTFTHRRGCLHRGMGWEVLNAVRYPPYSQQKLGIARAASEVKRKGTCTLL from the exons ATGGAGACCGGCAGCGTccgcccgcagcagccccccgagctgcagcccccgggcagcggggctggggaagcCCCCCAGGACGATGGCGGTGGTGGGAAGGGGAGCGTGGACAGTGATGCCACGAG CGGGAACCCCTACGCCGGGCTGGTGAGCAGCCTGCGGGCAGCCTGGCTCTCGGGGAAGACGCGGCCCGTGGAATATCGCCTGGCCCAGCTGGAGGCCCTGGGACGCTTCTTGGACGAGAAGAAGGAGGACATCCTGGAGGCCACCGCCTCGGACATGGGCAAG CCGCCCTTCGAAGCCGAATTCTCCGAGCTCCACCTGTGCAAGAACGAGCTCCATGAGACGCTGAACAGCCTGTCCCACTGGATGAAGGACGAGCACGTGGACAGGAGTCTG GTGACCCGGCTGGACTCGGCCTTCATCCGCAAGGATCCCTACGGCGTGGTGCTCATCATCGCGCCCTGGAACTACCCCATCCACCTCGTCGTGGTGCCCCTCATCGGGGCCATCGCTGCCG GTAACTGTGTCATTGTCAAACCCTCGGAGATGACCAAAGACACAGAAAGACTCATGGCTGAAGAGCTGCCCAAATACCTGGACAAT GACTGCTTTGCCGTGGTGACCGGCGGCGTGCAGGAGACCACCAGGCTGCTGGAGAACAAGTTTGACTACATCTTCTTCACCG GCAGCCCCTCCGTGGGGAGGATCATCATGGCAGCCGCCGCCAAGCACCTGACGCCGGTGACGCTGGAGCTGGGGGGCAAGAACCCCTGCTACGTGTCCGACCCCTGCAACGTGCAGAACGTGGCCCGGCGGGTGGCCTGGGGCCGCTTCTTCAACGCCGGGCAGACCTGCGTGGCCCCGGACTACGTGCTGTGCAGCGTGGAGAtgcaggagaagctgctgcctgccctgcgtGAGGCCATCACCGAGTTTTATGGCTCCAACCCTCGGGAGTCCCCCGACTTCGGCCGCATCGTGGGGGACAAGCAGTTCCAGCGGGTGCAGGCTCTGCTGCGCTGCGGGCGTGCGGCCATTGGAGGACAGACGGACGCAGAGACGCGCTACATCG ctcccACAGTGCTGGTGGACTTGCAGCCCTCTGATCCTGTCATGCAGGAGGAGATCTTCGGCCCCATCTTGCCCATTGTCATTGTGGCCAACATGGATGAAGCCATCGACTTTATCAACAGCCGCGAGCGGCCACTGGTTGTGTACGCCTTCTCCTCCGACGACAAG GTGGTGAACCAGGTCCTGGAGCGGACCAGCAGCGGTGGCTTCTGCGGCAACGACACCCTGATGCACGCGACGTTGACCTCGCTGCCCTTCGGTGGGATCG GGAACAGCGGCTTGGGGATGTACCACGGCAAGTTCACCTTCGACACCTTCACCCACCGCCGCGGCTGCCTGCACCGCGGCATGGGCTGGGAGGTCCTCAACGCCGTGCGCTACCCGCCCTACAGCCAGCAGAAGCTGGGCATCGCCCGGGCCGCCTCCGAGGTGAAGCGCAAGGGCACCTGCACCCTGCTCTGA
- the LOC142361853 gene encoding aldehyde dehydrogenase family 3 member B1-like — translation MSSHAGLVSSLRAAWLSGKTRPVEYRLAQLEALGRFLDEKKEDILEATALDMGKPPFEVELSEISVCRSELNHRSELNHTLNHLGTWMKDEHVEKNWATQLDSAFIRKDPYGVVLIIAPWNYPINLLLVPLIGAIAAGNCVIMKPSEISRNVERLVAEALPRYLDKDCFAVVAAGVEETTRLLENKFDYIFFTGSPSVGRMVMAAAAKHLTPVTLELGGKNPCYVSDTCNVQNVARRVAWGRFFNAGQTCVAPDYVLCSVEMREKLLPALREAVTEFYGPNPRESPDFARIAGDKQFRRVQALLRCGRVVIGGQTDAETRYIAPTVLVDVQQDESVMQEEIFGPILPILTVASVEDAIAFINARERPLALYVFSSSKKVVNRVLERTSSGGFCANDTIMHITLPSLPFGGIGQSGLGCYHGRSSFETFSHRRSALLRGAGREALNAPRYPPYAPGRLPLLRAATETRRRATCALL, via the exons ATGAGCTCCCACGCCGGGCTGGTGAGCAGCCTGCGGGCAGCCTGGCTCTCCGGGAAGACGCGGCCCGTGGAATATCGCCTGGCCCAGCTGGAGGCCCTGGGACGCTTCTTGGACGAGAAGAAGGAGGACATCCTGGAAGCCACCGCCTTGGACATGGGCAAG CCGCCCTTTGAAGTGGAGCTCTCCGAGATCTCCGTCTGCAGGAGCGAGCTCAACCACAGGAGCGAGCTCAACCACACGCTCAACCACCTGGGCACCTGGATGAAGGACGAGCACGTGGAGAAGAACTGG GCGACGCAGCTGGACTCGGCCTTCATCCGCAAGGACCCCTACGGGGTGGTGCTCATCATTGCGCCCTGGAACTACCCCATTAACCTCCTCCTGGTGCCCCTCATTGGGGCCATCGCTGCTG GTAACTGCGTCATCATGAAACCCTCCGAGATCAGCAGGAACGTGGAGAGGTTAGTGGCCGAGGCGCTGCCCAGGTACCTGGACAAG gACTGCTTTGCCGTGGTGGCCGCCGGCGTGGAGGAGACCACCAGGCTGCTGGAGAACAAGTTCGACTACATCTTCTTCACCG GCAGCCCCTCCGTGGGGAGGATGGTGATGGCAGCCGCCGCCAAGCACCTGACGCCGGTGACGCTGGAGCTGGGGGGCAAGAACCCCTGCTACGTGTCCGACACCTGCAACGTGCAGAACGTGGCCCGGCGGGTGGCCTGGGGCCGCTTCTTCAATGCCGGGCAGACCTGCGTGGCCCCGGACTACGTGCTGTGCAGCGTGGAGATGCGGGAGAAGCTGCTCCCCGCCCTGCGTGAGGCCGTCACCGAGTTTTACGGCCCCAACCCTCGGGAGTCCCCCGACTTCGCCCGTATCGCAGGGGACAAGCAGTTCCGGCGGGTGCAGGCGTTGCTGCGCTGCGGGCGCGTGGTCATCGGAGGACAGACGGATGCGGAGACGCGCTACATCG cccccacggTGCTGGTGGACGTGCAGCAGGACGAGTCCGTCATGCAGGAGGAGATCTTCGGGCCCATCCTGCCCATCCTGACCGTAGCCAGCGTGGAGGACGCCATCGCCTTCATCAATGCCCGGGAGCGGCCGCTGGCCCTCTACGTCTTCTCCTCCTCCAAGAAG gtgGTGAACCGGGTGCTGGAGCGGACGAGCAGCGGCGGCTTCTGCGCCAACGACACCATCATGCACATTACGCTCCCCTCGCTGCCCTTCGGCGGCATCG GGCAGAGCGGCCTAGGCTGCTACCACGGCCGCTCCAGCTTCGAGACGTTCTCGCACCGGCGGTCGGCGCTGCTccgcggggccggccgggagGCGCTGAACGCCCCGCGTTACCCGCCCTACGCCCCGGGCCGCCTCCCGCTGCTCCGGGCCGCTACCGAGACCCGGCGCCGCGCTACCTGCGCCCTGCTCTGA